The Liolophura sinensis isolate JHLJ2023 chromosome 6, CUHK_Ljap_v2, whole genome shotgun sequence genomic sequence TGTTTTGCTTTCAGGTATGAGATAAGGTGTCAGTAGGTGTCAAGACTTCAATATTCTTGCTTGTTTACTTCAGTTTTAGCTTCACAATGCTTTCATCCAACATATTTAATCAGATCATAATGGTGTCTCCTTGTAGTATGTCAGTCCTAATGACAACTCAGTTagatagtgctgcctcactgcagGTAAGGGGCCTCTATGACCTAGTGGTTAGCTTGTTAGTGCAGcccaatgaccctggagcctcacaccaatggagctgccatgagttcaagtccagcccaagATCGCTTCCTTCCAGTTTAACGTGGGCACATAAAACctcaatccaataaataaataaataaataaatactgcaggTACACAATGCTAAAGTCACACTGAGTAACAATGTCCTGATACTGGGCGTGCACACATACTATGTGCCAAGAAAGAAAACTActaatgttatcagttttactCCTGAAAGACTCACCTGTCTTCAATTCAGTATAAATACTCCACTTACAATTTGTACTCTGGGAACTGTTTATATCTCTCAAATTCCTCCTCCCACTCTTGCTGTGACTGAGGAGGCCTCATATCTTTGAGGAGGCGCCAGTCCACCATAGAAAGCCCCGACTCTGTTAATCTAATAACATACAGCATTTTCATACATTTCTGATACAGATCGGTTTTCATTAAAGTTCAAAGTTTGTCAGCTCACActattacagtgtacataaaataaaaatattgtttgccTCAAACAAAAGGTAAGATATAACAGTGTCCAGATatacatttaaattgtttttaacatttccCACcacaaaatgtcataaatgcAATTATTTTCTAAGGTGGGTTTATAATAGATAATATTTTGCAACAGCTTTTCACAGTATTCTGAAAGCTTAAAAATACATTAACACATCAATACTAATCTTAATCCTAAAGTAGTTTATCAGAGATGATTTCATAGATAATAATGTCTTTCAAAATGTTCCACTGTCAAGTAGGGAGAATTTGCATGAAAAATGTTATGTGATGCCATGTCACTTACATGTGGTCTCCAAAAGGTCATCATATGTTATCCTACTGTAGCTACTTTTTCACACAgcacaacaaaaaataaacgtAATGAAAACATTGCCCAGTACATTAAATAGCTCTGACTTTGTCACATGGtctatgttcactttaaacagTCTACTTATTACATTCATTAAGGAATATTAGAATGTCTAACATAGTTTTTAGCAACAGCTTTAACAGTTTTTAACAGATCTGGGTTTAACTCAATAAATAAGAGAGCAGAAGAGATACCATGAAGgtggaagggagacaactcctgcCAACAACTATAAAAATTCTTCACAAATCACTACTAATCTCAGCATTTCAAAGAGTCTCTTTACTTAATAGCTTTTGTATAGAATTTTACAGCGTTATTCTCAATTAAGGTAGGTCattagaaataaaatttttctaGCATTATGCCTTAACTGAGCTGACTAACAAAAGAGAGTTAAGAGTTatcaataataatttaaaaaaaaaacactgaacacATTATATCAATAGATAAGGGCTAATGATCTATACTACACCAGTAAACACAACTTGACATGTGACTGTCAGGCAAAACCACCTCcccaaagttttcagttctttttttcttttctttctttttttgtggatttccccATTTTTTTGCCTGCTCATTTCCTCCGGTACCTTGTGACACCTCCCAGAATAACTGCTCCAAACACCATCCCTGCACAGCCGATCAGCCAGCGACCCACCATTTTCTGAGCATGAACTGGAATGTCCGGGAAAAATGTTCCGAAACTTCCAAGATTCGTGGTCCTTCTAACAGGTGCTTGGAGCTTGGGGGAGATCTGTGACACACACAGGTTATCGAAATGtcattgttattttctttttctacacTAATCAAAAATCTCTACATGAAAGACCACAACCAATTATTGCAACACAGAGAAATTTTCTAACAGCTACGCTAATGTTCCACAAAATGTATGTGACAGTTACTTCACCAGCTTTAAAACTGTTCAGATTCTCTATGTAGTCCCATCATCTCATACATCTTTTTGAGGGTTTTACATTCGTCCTGGAATGCTCATAAATCCAGCACCAGAAATTTAATGTCTTTGTTTCTATAGCACTTTCTATTCAGTCAATGTAAAGACATTCCTGTGTCAGATCTAAGAGGCTATTGTCATTAGTTACCTCACAAGAAAATGATAAAGTTCAGCAATGACTAACACAGAGATAAGCTATTATTCTTACATTGTAGAAATTACAAACCTGTCTAACTCCATGTTTTGATACCAATACTGCAAGATTTGTTTGCCTTTGAAAATTACTGGTTATCCCCCTTTGTAAGGCTGGTCCATTCTGGAATGTGTGGATGAAAGACTGCCTGTATACAGTTCCACAGGATTTACACTGCAagcatatacataaaaaataacttAATAAAAATTTCTTAACTCTTGACTCTCAACTCTCAAGCTTAAAGACAAAGTTCaattctaataaatttatttatttgtttatttattttaaattacagTATTATGAATGAATCAATTATggtatattttaaattatgtcTTAACTTTTCACCCTGCAgaatacagaatatttcactttgatttCTCAAAATAGTGCTGTTCATCCAACTATCCATGGTGGAAAACTTATAAATATCACATCACCTCATATTCTTATCATTATAGATTATGTATGGCAAAGTGTAAAGCACTGAACTAAAAGGACAAGACGCCTGGACCAGCCTTAATTGCAGTAACAAATAACTCATGATGATTTTTACGTATTGAAGGGTAAGCGCTTACTACGTTAGGAAAACACCAGAACTCATGTGCAGAAAACCACCCAAACTTATATATCAATATTTCTGACTACATTTTTTAAATGCTACATGATGTAAATCAAATCTTGTTGGTTGTGTAGATGTACCAACGTACGTGCTAAACAGCATGTTTCAGGCTGTTTTGGGGGTTTTACGTAAACGTTGTTTGTCAGCATGACATAAGATTCAATTTAACGATCTTAGTCCGTTATGCAAGAATTCTAGACATTGACAGTGACTCCAACGTTACCTGTGATAAAAGCGAAGGCTTTGCAATAGGATTCGTAAAACATGGTGCAACAGAAAGCCGGGAAAACAGTCGGGCAAAGCCGGAGGTCGACATGGCCAAGCTACACGCGTGTTGACAGCTTTCGGTAGGGATTCCCCTGTTGCTAGTGCGCAGGCGCATAGGAACGAAAACGAGGACGGGATTCCCACTTCCTTTCCATCTGTAAACATCCACGCGCAGCTGTTGTCGcttctcatacatgtagtttagtttACCCTTTTTATATATGGAGGTCTGTGTGGATTCAGTCGCTTCTGCAAGAAATGCCGAAAAAGGAGGTAGAGGAGCTCTACTGAATATCCATAATCCCTTGCCAGTTAATTGTCGAACAGAAAGAAGGCTTGGCGGAAAAACTTCATACCGGTTGTCCTTTGTCACAGTACGCGATTTCCTGAGTTAGAGAGAAACCTTAATCTTGTTGGAATAATAAGGATAAACATTTAGCGCTATTTAAACGCTCATTAAGTCATCCTGCCAAGGACTGATGCGTTTCTGGAGGTTTCTCAGTACTTCAAAGGAGAATTATCCCTGTCGAGTTCAAAAGGCTGTTAACGTTCTCCTTGGTGGGTAccggtatagatgtcatttgagaaagtggattaagtaacagtattatcgttaatagggattacactttctgaatatagcacagattctagtgctgaaacttGGCTGAGACTACTGcaggtttcgaaccagcgacctcagagtcaggcaccaaatcgccagcaatgtcaaccgtctagaccactcgacaacaggccttccacaaaataGAAGGTatttgaccggtagactttacaacgaacatgcattacccatctgatgatcacaaatgacacACTCCCTTAGGTGTATAtaaatttcagcactaaaatctgtgctatattcagaaagtgtaatccctattaacgataatactgttacttaatccactttctaaaatgacatctttACCTGTCTGAAATGTAAACTCGCAGTGGTCCCAGCCAAACttcagcactagaatttgtgctatattcagaaagtgtaatccctattaacgataatactgttacttaatccactttctaaaatgacatctttACCTGTCTGAAATGTAAACTCGCAGTGGTCCCAGCCAAACttcagcactagaatttgtgctatattcagaaagtgtaatccttGTTAACGATAATACTGGTCTTTTTGGTGTATATGAGTAGTACTTGACGCCCTATTGTTCTCATGAAAATATAATGTCTACATTCTTGTTGCTCTGTAACAGGTGCAGCTCGACTAGAACTCTGTGCCAGTTTAGTGGAAGGAGGAACAACACCATCATGTGGTAATGTCATTTATTCTTTCTTTATTCTTTAGTCTTTCATGCAGCGATAAAATTTTAATTGCTACATTACCTCTTCAGCCACAGATTTGTACAGGGTCATCGTTAGCCAttataaacataaattaaacTTTGAAACAtgacttaaaagaaaagacagcacTAGAGCAAATCTAAATATGCATCAATAAAGTATCCCAAATTAAGTTTAAAAAGAATAACTTGTTATATTACATAATGCAAGATATTGCAATTCAAATTAAGCAAAATCATGCATATTGGGGAAATCAAATCGACAGCCATGTTACCAGTTATAAACAACCAGTCATGACTTACTTCTATAATCCGATAACGCACCTTTTTCCGCTATCGTCACGCGGGCACTGTTCTGCCCTATAAGCCGTATGAGCATGGGGTATGAGTGAGGCTGTATCAtgttttcagtttcagtttctcTATTCATGGCGTATTCATGCATGGCTGGAATTGCAGATTAAAGGTTGATATATAGAGCTACTAAACAGCAAAATGACTGTGgctgtttaggtctgttttcagCCCTCTTCCAAAACAACTATAAGGTTATataatttgttgtcttttctttaaaagagTTTTTTGTTTGCCATAAGTGAAAATTTGGACGTGGAGACAAATGCACCATAAAAGGAATTGCAGAAATGAGGCCATAATCTGTCCAGGATAGTTTGATGTCGTGAAGCTGACTGAGGCCATGCAAGTGTGATATGCGTGAGTCAGGGGTAGTACAGATATGTAACTCAGATTACAGGCTGCAGTGCGCAACACTTATAATGTGTCGTAGTCGCGaaagaaacatattttttgcgcgatttcttcaaataaaGGCGATGCCCACATCCACAACTGTCACTGGTGAGGTGTACATTCAATTTGAATACTTACCGCACAGAGAAATCTCAAGGATAAACTCGCATTTTCGCATTATCTCCTCTTTTTTTGTCCACACTCCTTTTTTATTCAAGACTCTTCTGGATAGCTCTGACAGTTAAAAAAAGAGCTCATTTTGCAAATGCAAAATATtatgttgttattattaaatGTGTTAAGTCCTATATTGTGGGCCTCGTTTATGTTATCTTAACTCAAAGGTTATATATAATTTGCTTTCTTGATCATTAATGTGAAAGGGTTAGCTTGCAACGGGTGTGGAGAATTTAATAATGGACTGTAGTAACAGGAATAGgccactgtgtacatgtaaatgggatACTGGACGGGATTTATAATAGTGGTAGTCCCGACCAGGGAGTTACTGTTTTGTTATTGGATGATGACCTAGAGTTTGATAGAACAACGATGTTCTCTTTTTTAACCAGGTATGCTTCAGGTAATGAAACGCTCGGTGGCCTTACCTGTGTTTGTGATGATCCGCCCGAGGGGTGGGGATTTCCTCTACAGCCCAGACGAGTTTGATGTAATGAAGCAAGATATTACTTCCCTCAAACAAGCGGGTGCGGATGGGATGGTTTTTGGGATTTTAACACCGTGAGTAGAACAATTAGATACAGTAATTTCTGATTTGTTTTCCAAGTAATCAGTAAATGTCACAGTTATTTTCTTGCTGTATGAGATACGGACTTTCACGAAGCAGGGTTAAACACGTCTTCTCAGCTGATTTTCTTCTGACATCTACTAGTGTTGCCTGTGTTGTCAAGATTCAAATGTAAATTCAGAGGTGGGTAAAGTGGCCTCATTAAACCCTATATAAATCCGTATCACAGATCCAGAATCATAGTGCTCAGTAATACCTGGTGATGGTTAGCAGATATTGTCGTATATCTGAgatatgttttttatgttcaataaaatattaaaattcttaGAACCCTTCAACCACATTTTATCTGAGACTATAACCGTTCCAGTCTACGTGAGCATGGAGGTCATATGCTCTGTGTGGTCATAGAACTTACAATTTTGACAGGCTTGCTATGGCACTGCCGTATTTGTTTGTCTAATTGTGGTTTAACACCGATCGTTTTCATCATTATTTCGGCCTTATCATAACGGTCGGACAGTCTCATCATGACGGTCGGACAGTCTCATCATGTTTGTCGGACAGTCTCATCATGACAGTCGGACAGTCTCATCATGACGGTCGGAcagtctccttgtagcaggctGAACCCTATGCAGACATATATATAGTGCTGCCGACAAGTATCGGTGACCTGTTTCTCCAATGCGGAGTGCGAGGTAGTGTCAGCATTACCTCTAATATCTTAATATAAGCTTGAATGTCTTAACACCCTTGTAGCAATACATGaaaatttgtgtaatttttttcacaggGAGGGCAAAGTGGATATAACGAGGTGCAAGGAACTCGTAGGTTGGTTGCATTGACTCAGTCGTCCATTTCGGTTGTGAGCAGGGGTTCGATTCCTGCTCTTGCAGATTCGACTGTGGCTCCTACCCGAAGGATTGtgagaaacttagagtgaaggatGACGTATGACTTCTTTTATCAGTTAAGCGAATGTAAATCGTGTAATTGTAATATTCTTCTAACACAATATTCAAACTGGTAATCGATTCTTTTGATCGGAAGTGTTCGTCGTAGCTTTTCAAAGTTGCCATGTAtcttctggtttttaattttctttgtgTACCGCAATTTGGTTGAAGTTAGTTTAGTGTATTCCCTTGCCGTTTATCCTGCGGAGTGGTTATTGGAAAATACCAATATGATACTGGTCGCGTGTCACATTGACGGCTATTGCCAGGTAGCTGTCTTTTTAACCTCAGAGGCCTTTCAAGCTTCCTTTCGTATCGTGCGCTAAACTGATGTTATGTGGTTATTTTCAGAGCTTTCTCGTCCGTTGCCAATTACGTTTCACAGGGGTACGTAGGCCATCTCTTGCATCAACGTTCATGTGGTTTATCGCTTAATTGATGCTTGAAGCCGCATGTAATCAGAGATATATTTCGCCTTAAAATTATGGTATTATGGTTGTAGGATACCAGGAACCTTTCCCGCCTTAGGCAATTCGGGCCGAAGCTGCGTGGTCACTTGTTCATTCCGTATTCTGTGTAGCGTAGTTCTCATACGTTGCAGGAAAGCAGTGGTCAATTCAGCATGGGCCCGAGTCGCCACTTCGCGAGGAGAGACCATTCCAGTTGTGAGTCAAAAGTAAAGCCAGTCGAGCAGacttaacattgctttcttaCCCTAGTTAAACAAGGGtggaatttcaaattttgtcatttGAAGGTAATTAGCAATCCGACATATAGGATATTATGGAAGACTAAACGTGCAGTTCATTTCACAAATGATAATATTGTTCGAAGCATATATACGGTATCAAAGTGCATGTACAACTGTTTAAACAATAACATCATGAGATTATGAGTGTAGTACAGGACGTAAAAAAGTTCTTCTGGTATACTGGATAACTGAAAATTGTGAACGAATGTTTTCTGCACAGACAtaatcagttttgttttgtatccaATGGTACAGCAATTGACATGACCGAGGACATCGCCGAAGCTCTGGAGAGTATCATTGCCACGGGATGTGAGCGAATACTCACGAGTGGTGGAGAAGGCACATCTGTAGACGGTACCACGGTTATTAAACAACTCGTATCTCAGGTATGTGAACAACACTTGTAGTGAAACCAgtaggtggacttgaactcacagagaccgcgtTGATGAGACGTTGCGCAACGTTGGCACGCTAATTAATGAATTGAATTTTGCGATATTATTGTgcttatataaaaaacaacattCACAGCTGATTGGTAAAGTTATAAGAGAATAGTTGTATAAAGTTGTCATTGTTCCAattcttgtgtttttctttcatccggattttttttgtttgcacaGGCCAAAGGTAGGATTCTTGTAGTTCCTGGCGAGTAGGCCTATGGTgttgtaagaaataatttatGAACCTTTTCTCAACAAGCCTAATGGTCTGAGTACTTTGAGTTCAGGCCTCTTTGATGCAGAGGAGCTGACATGTGCCTTTTTTATTCACTTTTGCTATGACGATTTTGAGAAAATGTCGAGATATTTCACGTATAAAGGGAAACAACCATTGGAAGCAAGTTCTGGGAAAGTGTAATGGATACCTTCTCctgttggtgtttaacgccgtactcactcACTTCATGACTTCGTAATTTTCCTCGGAAATGGCGTCGACATATGGCGCTGTAGCCTATAGACAACGTACGTCGTTTACGAAAAGTTACGAGATACTGAAAGTAGCGACAGCATATGAGTGAAGGGAGTACGAGAGCAGGGAGTAAATGCTGTGTTTTCGTTGCGTACCTCACAAACCACTCCTCATAGCAAACAGCTATGTATAGCGGCTGCATTCGAACCTGCAACCACATTTGATTGTGTAagttgtgtaagtgaagcaTTTGTCAGTACCATGCTGCACGGCATGAATACCAACCCAGCAAACAAAGTcaattaaaacaatattatCTACGTCCAACCTACACTGATGTCATTTTaacttcaaatttttaaatctCAGGTGGCGGAATCACTCCTGAAAACTTAGGAAGAATTCTGGACGAAACTGGAGCTGGAGAGTTTCACGGTACTGCCAGAGGGAAGGTGgaatcaaaaatgaaatttcgtAAGAGTGGCGTTACCATGGGATCTGCTGGAGACGGGACGTCCGAGTTTGCCTGGAAAGAATCTTCGGCTGATATTGTAAGATTAATGATAACAGTGGCAAAGGAGCATGGGATATGCACTGGAAGTAAACCTAGATAACAGAATTCTGTGATATAGATTACTACATTTTTTGAGTAGAATTATGACGTTTTCTTTTATTCCATTGAACTGTCACTTTTGTAGCTTTAGATTGTATATTGGTGTGATGACATTGGgttttcacatttaaacaatAACGAAAATACATATGGCCAAGCATTGTCCGTACCTACTCTGTGCGAGTTGTCGCTCGGCGGTCCTTATTGTTATGTGCGAATATTCCAAGAAATTAGGACGTGTTCAATTTCATAAGATGCGCAGCCTTCGAATAAAATGCAGTAATAGTTAACATgttacgatttatttatttatttgattgttcttttacgccgcactcaagaatatttaactcatacgatggcggccagcattaaggtgggaggaaaccgggcagagcccggggaaatcccacgaccatccgcaggttgctggaaaaccttcccacgtagggacGGAGAggaagacttgaactcacagcgaccgcattggtgataggctcctaagtcatcacgctgcgctagcgcgataaccaactgagccacaaaggccccCTGTTACGATTGACTTTTGCAAGTCAGTATGCAACAAAGCGTACCGTCTAAACTTGCTTTTGTGATCGTATGTGACAAGCATGTATTTGAGCTCATTTTCATATATCATAAACTTCATTGTATCGTTGTGGAAGCTCGTGGGCATCCCCCGGGCcttgtccgatttcctcccaccttaatgctggccgctgtcatatgaatgaaatattcttgactatggggtaaaacaccaatcaaataaataagtaactcaTTATATAGTATACAAACAGTTCATTTTCTTTTCCTAAATGAAGATTTACTCATCCCATTGAAAAcatcatatttgttttatttcacaagaatgaaataaattcgaaataaataaaatatgatataagAAGGTGAGGAGTTGTTAAGTCATATGTGACTTGTGACATGAGGGAATTCTAACATAGACTAACatcaacaaacatattttactgaGTCACCAGTGAGTCATTCATAATATATACAACCTATATGgcttatataaatgttttattacaaatcTCAAAATTATGTTGTAGTATATGGGTGCAACGTTTTGAAAGATACATCATGTGACATGGAAGTCGTTTTCAAATGGAAAAAATGGAATGAGCTATATTGTCCTCCAGCTTCTTTAAGAATAAACCGATATTTAAATCAGAGGTCTTTTGATGTAAAAGAAATAGTAACGTCGTGGTCTGAAATACAAGACTTTACGTAACAAAGCAACGGACGAAAACCCGGCGAATATACGGTAATTAGtatgaccacattggtgggaaaagtgcAAAAGTACATTTAGTGTATTCTTAGTAAAATTATCGTCTTCAGCAACTTTCCAGTGGTCAAAACTCCATTACCCGGATGTTTGATGTCATCACTTTCAATTCACCTCTCACTGGCTAAGGCTTCTGCGCATGACTGACAGCAGTCTCGTCGGAACTCGGGATTTTCGTGACAATTGAAAGACGAAAAGAATGTGATATAACTTCTACAAGTGTATTTTCCGAGTTCTGATCGCCATATGACAGATCTGTCTCCATACTCACACCCTGAAATAGAATTTACATAGAAAACGTGTAATATTTTGGACAACTGAGGATTTGAACTGATGTtgtatgaaatataaataacGTATATAGGCAAACCGTGCAGGTAGCCCTCATGATATAACATCATGCTTACCAATAGCTGAAGTGACCCCAGATTGATAGTTAAAAGGTAATGTTGAAGaaatttcttttgttcacaGTAAGGTGCAAGTGTAAGATTTATAGATGCAGTGTTAATAAAGGAATGGTCGAAAAAATAATACAACTTGAAGGCATTCCTGAAGTGGAAACTCCCCCCAGAGCTAACTGTACAAATTCTCCACTACCCACCAGGGGACAAAACTCTGTAGTTATATCTCGCTATAGTGAATCGTGTAAAAATTCCTGGAACTGGATCCGGATACGGATACAGGACAAAACCAAATTGTTAGTAATGGGTCTGTACCAAGAGTTTCAGTAAAATTTGCGCATAATTTCGTTACATTTGGCATACGTGACGATTCgtttagatatattttatttatttgattggtgttttttcatgtagtcaagaatatttcacttatacaacagcggccagtcttatggtgggaggaaaccgggagcATTCCAacatccacgaccatccgctgttGATGGCAGAGtcgttcagaaaaaaaaacttggatGCAGATCAGTTTCGGTTCACCGCCAAAAGGAAGTATAGATGGATTTGTGGTTATGTCAAACAGGGTGCAACCTTCATCGAAATCTGTGCATACTTTTTTCCGTTAAGTTGCTGACcgaaattctgttataaatattatgcaAATAAGTAAACGTACAAATTCAGATATTATTTGAAATGGTGAACTCTGAGAGCCTGTACTTTATAATATATCTATTTTTGTCGCGTGCACTATCATTTGGCTTGTCGGATTCATTGCACTCTTGCCCGATAGTCTTAATTATTCGCTGTATGGAAgttagtacatatacattgtcaGGAAAATCCTCTAGCTGACAGTTGTGGTACATAACACCAGATTAAGACATTCGCTGATGAAATAGATGCTAAAGTCcatatatgcatacaataaccaatatatgtatacaataagTGAACAAATGTAATCAGTACAccattcaatcaaataaacaaccGAGCCAGAATGCCAACTAATCAAGTATAATTTCTAATAACTAACCCAGTGTAAAACTGAGTCAGTATACGAACCTATATGCGCGGGGCGTCTCCAGCGCCTGCAGGTGCCACAGCAGATGTCTCTGTTCCTGGTGTCGTAGCAATGATGAGGTTTGATGTTGGCGCAGGTAAACTGATCGGAATCTCTGCAAACTGATATCAGAACAATCCGGGAgaaatgtatatacaaatagaaatgctgtttttttttgttgttgttgttttttgttacatgGTAGAAATCTAGAAATAATGGT encodes the following:
- the LOC135466578 gene encoding copper homeostasis protein cutC homolog, producing the protein MEVCVDSVASARNAEKGGAARLELCASLVEGGTTPSCGMLQVMKRSVALPVFVMIRPRGGDFLYSPDEFDVMKQDITSLKQAGADGMVFGILTPEGKVDITRCKELVELSRPLPITFHRAIDMTEDIAEALESIIATGCERILTSGGEGTSVDGTTVIKQLVSQAKGRILVVPGGGITPENLGRILDETGAGEFHGTARGKVESKMKFRKSGVTMGSAGDGTSEFAWKESSADIVRLMITVAKEHGICTGSKPR